Proteins found in one Streptococcus iniae genomic segment:
- a CDS encoding PTS transporter subunit IIBC, producing MKASIKQFFSFEFWQKFGKCLMVVIAVMPAAGLMVSIGNSIPMINQDSTTLATIGNVIAQIGWGVIGNLHLLFALAIGGSWAKERAGGAFASGLAFVLINRITGAVYGINAAMLADPEAKIKSFLGTQMVVKNYFTSVLEFPALNTGVFVGIIAGFVGATAYNKYYNYRKLPEVLTFFNGKRFVPFVVILRSTLVALVLALIWPVIQSGINGFGMWIASSQDTAPILAPFLYGTLERLLLPFGLHHMLTIPMNYTALGGTYEVMTGASAGTKVFGQDPLWLAWVTDLVGLKGSDASAYNHLMASVTPARFKVGQMIGASGTLMGLALAMYRNVDPDKKAKYKMMFISAAAAVFLTGVTEPLEYMFMFAAMPLYLVYAVVQGASFAMADLVNLRVHSFGNIELLTRTPMAIKAGLGMDLINFVWVSLLFGLIMYLIADFMIKKMKLATAGRLGNYDADMLTDDTHKQSQEVADANSQVVQIINLLGGASNIADVDACMTRLRVTVQEADKVSAEDLWKKAGAMGLIVKGNGVQAVYGPKADIIKSDIQDLLDSGVIIPESSVENHSSTLSPKSFKGITETVLSVADGLALPITEVDDQVFAAKMMGDGFAVEPDNGNVYSPVSGVITSVFPTKHALGILSDNGLEVLVHIGLDTVALNGVPFSAKVSEGDRVTAGDLLVVADLAAITSAERETTIVVVFTNQPEIKTVSLDKQGKVLAKQAIASVAL from the coding sequence ATGAAAGCTTCAATCAAACAATTCTTTTCTTTTGAATTTTGGCAAAAATTTGGGAAATGTCTAATGGTCGTTATTGCTGTTATGCCTGCTGCAGGTTTAATGGTGAGTATCGGTAATTCTATTCCCATGATTAATCAGGATTCAACAACTCTTGCAACCATTGGTAATGTCATTGCTCAAATAGGTTGGGGAGTTATTGGGAATTTACACCTTTTATTTGCCCTAGCCATTGGAGGTAGTTGGGCTAAAGAAAGAGCAGGAGGAGCTTTTGCTTCTGGCTTAGCATTTGTTTTGATTAACCGTATTACAGGAGCTGTTTATGGGATTAATGCTGCCATGTTGGCTGATCCAGAAGCTAAGATTAAGAGTTTTCTTGGAACACAAATGGTAGTCAAAAATTACTTTACCAGTGTTTTAGAGTTCCCAGCATTAAATACAGGTGTTTTTGTCGGAATTATTGCTGGTTTTGTTGGTGCTACTGCCTATAATAAATACTACAATTATCGTAAATTACCAGAAGTATTAACATTCTTTAATGGAAAACGTTTTGTACCATTTGTTGTTATTCTTCGTTCAACACTGGTAGCACTTGTTTTGGCTCTAATTTGGCCAGTTATCCAATCAGGTATTAATGGTTTTGGGATGTGGATTGCTTCTTCTCAAGATACTGCACCTATTTTAGCACCTTTTTTATATGGTACTTTGGAGCGTCTCTTGTTGCCTTTTGGCTTACATCATATGCTTACCATTCCAATGAACTATACAGCACTTGGTGGCACTTATGAAGTAATGACTGGTGCAAGTGCTGGAACAAAAGTATTCGGCCAAGATCCTCTATGGTTAGCTTGGGTAACAGACTTAGTTGGTCTTAAAGGGTCAGATGCTTCTGCTTATAACCATTTAATGGCAAGTGTGACACCGGCTCGCTTTAAAGTTGGTCAAATGATTGGTGCATCAGGAACCCTTATGGGACTTGCTCTTGCCATGTACCGTAATGTGGATCCAGATAAAAAAGCTAAATATAAAATGATGTTCATTTCAGCAGCTGCAGCGGTATTTTTGACAGGTGTTACAGAACCGCTTGAGTACATGTTTATGTTTGCAGCTATGCCACTTTACCTTGTTTATGCAGTGGTTCAAGGCGCTTCATTTGCTATGGCAGATCTTGTGAACCTTCGTGTGCACTCATTTGGAAATATTGAATTGTTAACCCGTACGCCAATGGCTATTAAAGCTGGATTGGGAATGGACTTGATTAATTTTGTATGGGTATCATTGTTATTTGGTCTTATCATGTACTTGATTGCAGACTTTATGATTAAAAAAATGAAACTAGCAACAGCAGGTCGTCTAGGAAACTACGACGCAGATATGTTGACTGATGACACTCATAAGCAATCACAAGAAGTAGCGGATGCTAATTCACAAGTGGTTCAAATCATCAATCTTTTAGGTGGCGCAAGTAACATTGCTGATGTTGATGCCTGTATGACACGCCTTCGTGTAACAGTGCAAGAAGCTGACAAGGTTTCAGCAGAAGATCTTTGGAAAAAAGCTGGCGCTATGGGGCTGATTGTTAAAGGAAATGGCGTTCAAGCTGTTTATGGTCCTAAGGCGGATATTATCAAATCTGATATTCAAGACTTACTGGATTCAGGAGTAATCATCCCAGAAAGTTCGGTAGAAAATCATAGCTCAACGCTTTCACCAAAGTCATTTAAAGGCATCACAGAAACGGTTCTTTCAGTGGCTGATGGGCTTGCGCTTCCAATCACAGAAGTAGATGACCAAGTTTTTGCTGCTAAGATGATGGGAGATGGCTTCGCTGTTGAACCGGATAATGGCAATGTATACTCACCTGTTTCAGGTGTTATAACGAGCGTTTTCCCAACTAAACATGCTTTAGGGATTTTATCAGATAATGGGCTAGAAGTATTAGTTCATATTGGTTTAGATACGGTTGCTTTAAATGGAGTTCCTTTCTCTGCTAAGGTTAGTGAAGGAGATCGTGTTACAGCTGGTGATTTACTAGTTGTTGCTGATCTTGCAGCCATTACATCAGCAGAACGTGAAACAACAATTGTCGTTGTCTTTACAAATCAACCTGAGATCAAGACTGTTTCACTTGATAAGCAAGGAAAAGTATTAGCTAAACAAGCCATTGCAAGTGTTGCATTGTAA
- a CDS encoding endonuclease/exonuclease/phosphatase family protein translates to MVKCLTINVHAWMEAEPLKKLVDLAEHILAEKYDLICLQEVNQLMESKAARELLAYQEIPGTPCIHQDNFALLLVKYLEKQGQSYYWSWAYNHIGYDKYHEGVAILSKKAISVSDILVSETSDPADYHTRRVLLAKTCLDGQDVAVCSLHLSWFGKGFEGEWAKLEAELSRLDLPLLLLGDFNNPTDLEGYQLMMASNLNLQDSHKVAQVVYGNHSIVADIDGWENNQESYKVDHALLSPQLHVSSSQIVFDGGASPVISDHYGLEIVLHF, encoded by the coding sequence ATGGTCAAATGTTTAACCATTAATGTGCATGCTTGGATGGAAGCTGAGCCCCTTAAAAAATTAGTGGACTTGGCAGAGCATATTCTGGCAGAAAAATATGATCTTATCTGCTTGCAGGAAGTCAATCAGTTAATGGAGAGTAAGGCTGCTAGGGAATTGTTGGCTTATCAGGAGATTCCGGGGACGCCCTGTATTCATCAGGATAACTTTGCACTTTTATTGGTTAAATATCTGGAAAAGCAGGGCCAGTCTTACTATTGGTCATGGGCTTATAATCATATTGGCTATGATAAATACCACGAAGGCGTAGCGATTTTATCCAAGAAAGCTATTTCAGTATCTGATATTTTAGTGAGTGAAACTTCTGACCCAGCTGATTATCATACCAGGCGCGTTTTATTGGCTAAGACTTGTTTAGATGGTCAAGATGTAGCTGTTTGCTCCTTGCATTTGTCTTGGTTTGGTAAGGGATTTGAAGGGGAGTGGGCTAAGCTTGAGGCAGAGCTGTCTAGGTTAGATTTACCTTTACTCTTGTTGGGAGATTTTAATAACCCTACAGATCTTGAGGGCTACCAGCTGATGATGGCAAGTAATTTGAACTTGCAAGATAGTCATAAAGTGGCGCAAGTTGTCTATGGCAATCATAGTATTGTAGCTGATATTGATGGTTGGGAAAACAATCAGGAATCCTACAAGGTAGATCATGCTTTGCTTAGTCCGCAATTGCACGTGAGTTCATCGCAAATTGTTTTTGATGGTGGAGCTTCCCCAGTGATTAGTGACCATTATGGTTTGGAGATTGTTCTTCATTTTTAA